AACGCGGCTTTCGCCGACGCGCTCGACAAGTACCATGCTCCCGTGGGAGACGAGGCTCAAGATGCCCCGGCCGGCACCTTCCGCTATCGCTACGACAGCCAGGAAAAGAAGCTGGCCGAAGCCCTGCCCGCTTTCCAGTCGGTGGCCGACGGCTACGGCGGATCCTCGGTAGGGCCCTGGGCCCAGCTTTACGTGGCCGTCATTCATCAAGAACAGGGCCAGACCGAGAAGGCCGAGGAGATCTTCCGCCGGCTGGCCTCGGACGCCTCCATTCTGGAAGTCCGCAACCTGGCCGCCAAGCGCATGGCCGACAAGGCCCGCCGAAGCGGCAATCTGGATGAGGCCGTCAGCTACTGTCGGCAGATCCTCGACAACACAGCCGTCAACTTCCCCGTCGAGGGAACGCTCCTGACCCTGGCTGAAATCTACGAAGAACAGGGCGACACGGCGTCCGCTCTGGAGCAGTATCGGATTCTGCAAGCCGAACACCCCAACAGCCCCCAGGCCCGGACCGCCGAATCCAAGATCGAAGAGTTGGCGCCGCCCCTGCTCACCGAGACGCCTCCCGAGGCGCCGGAGGGCGATTCCTCCCCCCAACCTCAAGAACGCTGAAAATGGAAAGCCACTATCTGAGACAGGTGATGACGGCCAAGGATATCGACTTGGCTCTCTCGCGAATCGCGGCTGAGATCATCGAAGACCACCAGAACCTCGACCGCACCGCTCTGGTGGGAATCCGGCGGCGGGGCGTCCCTCTGGCCGAGGTGCTTCGCGACAAGATCGAAACCCTTACGGGCAGGGAGCTCGAGCTGGGAATCCTCGACATCAACTTCTATCGCGACGACCTGACCAAGGTCGATTCCCATCCCGTCGTAGGCAGTTCTTCCCTGGGATTCGACGTGGCCGAGCGCGAGATCATTCTGGTGGACGACGTTCTCTACACGGGACGCACCACCCGGGCCGCCTTGGAGAGCATCCTCGACTATGGCCGTCCCCTCAAGGTCAAGCTGGTCGTGCTGATCGACCGCGGTCACCGCGAACTGCCCATCCAGGCCGATTACGTGGGCAAGTACGTCGAAACGGCCGCCAATGAAGTGATCGAGGTCAAAGTGCCTTCCATCGACGACGACGAGGCCGTCTACCTGACCACCAAGGAACTGCTCCTGAAGGCCGCAGGCCAAAACTCTTAAGCCCGGGGGAACAGCTCGCTGAAGTTGCCTCCCAATATCTTCTCCTGCTCCTCTTCTCCCACTTTCAACTCCTCCAACACCGCCCTCTGATCATCCAATACCTTGCCCTGATATCCGCGCGGGAAGAAAGAGGAGTCGCTGCCGAAAAGCAGCCGTCCGGCGCCCACCACCGACAGTGCACGCCTGAAGGCCTCGCCCAGCGAGAGCCCGCAATAGCGCACCCAGGAATTAGAGCTGGAGGTATCGAAGCGGACATTGGGACAGAGGTCGGCCAGCATCAGGGCCTCGCGCAGGAATCCGGCCCCCAAGTGGGGGATGATGATGGGCAGGTGGGGATGGTCGGCGGCCACCGGGTGCAGGTCGAGAGGATTGCCGCAGCGCACGTCGAAAGGACTCTTCAACCCCAGCTTCTTGCGAACCCCTACCGTCAAGACCCCGCAGTGGACGAAAACCGCCGCCCCCTCAATGGCGGCGGCGATTTCGAAAATGGTTCGGGCCGGCTCCTGATCGACTTTGAAGCGATGCATGGCGGGAAACAGGCACACCCCCTTGAGGCCTTTGCTCTCAAGCGCCTCCTGTGTGCGTTGGGCCGCGCCGGGAGCTTTGGGATCGACCATGAAAAAGCCCACGAAGCGGTCGGGATAGGCCTGCACCGCCTCAGCCACCGAATCTTCGTCGCCGGGCACGCTGGCGATGAGAGCGCAGCGTCCAACCTGGTGGCGGTCGAGTTCTTCCATCCAGCGCCGGGCCAGCTCCACGGGAGTACCGGGAGTCTCCCATTGCAGCTCAGCCGTGACCTCCTCCGCCAGCCGCTCTTGGGAGAGGCGCGCCAGACCGCTCCCCAGGACTTGAAAAAACCGGCGCGAGAAGAAATGGCAATGGGCGTCGTTGACCATGGCGATCAGCCTCCTGCAGCCCGCTGCCCGACCCCGTGACGGCGCGGTTGGTAGAGGCAGCAGTTGGGCCGGCACTGATGGGGACTCAGTCCCAGCGGGCCCAGGGCACGCGGCTCCCTGCCTTCGATGCGTTCCTGCACCAGTTCCCGCACCATCGCCACGAAAGCCGGATGCAGGCCTGCCGACGGGGCTCTCGACATTTCGATGCCCAGTTCCTGGCAGTGCTGGGCGGCTTCGTGGTCGAGATCGTAGACCACCTCGAGGTGATCAGAGGTGAATCCGATGGGGGAGACCACGACCTGCCTCGCCCCTCGTGCGCGAACCTCGTCCAGGGCGTCGCAGATGTCGGGCTCCAGCCAGGGCTGCTGGGGCGGTCCGCTGCGGCTTTGGTAGACCAGCCGGTGGTCTTCGTGTCCCACGGCTTCGGCCACCAGGCGCGAAGCCTCCTTGAGCTGAGCCTCGTAACGACAGTTCTCGGCCATGGCCGTTGGGATGCTGTGGGCCGTGAAAAGCAAAACCGAGTCGCGCCCCTTTCCCGAGAGGCGGCCCATGGCCTGGCGCACGTGGTCGGCATTGGCCTCGATAAAGCCGGGATGATTGAAAAAGACCCGCATCTTGTCCACGGCGGGAGCCTGATCGCCGACTTGGCGGCGGGCCTCCTCGATATTCTCGCGGTATTGGCGGCAGCCGGAATAAGAGCTGTAGGCCGAGGTGAAAAAGGCCAGCGAATTGCGGATTCCGTCCTCGGCCATCTGGCGCAAGGCATCGGGCAGCAGCGGATGCCAGTTGCGGTTGCCCCAATAGATGGGCAGGCCAATGTCGTGGGCCTGGAATTCTTTCTTGACGGCTTCGATGAGATCGCGGTTCTGATCGTTGATGGGACTGACGCCGTTGAACATCTTGTAGTGCTCGGCCACCTCCAGCATGCGCTGGCGCGGGACGTTCTTGCCGCGCAGCACGTTCTCAAGGAAGGGCATGACATCTTCCATCGCTTCCGGCCCCCCGAAAGAAACCACAAGCAGGGCGTCATATGGGCGTTGCATTCGAGTCTTTCCTCCTGCCCCCAATCGATCGTCGTCGCTAAACGAAGGCCCATTCTAGCAATGATCGCGGCATCGGGTTGAGGCGCTAGTGCTGCCGGTCATAAGTTCTGAGCCAGGGCCCTCCGTTCTTGTCCCTGACAGGGACAGATTGGCCAGCCCAGCGACTGTGTTAGCAGTCAAGTCCGGGCTCGCTGAAGGCGAGCGATTCGCCAGCCCAGGGGTCAGCCGCGGCGAGCGCTAGCGAGACAGCGGCGCCACCCTGGGTTTCAGACGGCAAAGGTCTGAACGCTGAAAGCGTGGGATAACGCGACAGGGTGGCTCAAACCTTCTGACGCACCGCACTAGGCCGCATGATTGAGCCGTTCGGCTTCTTCCGGTTCCAGGCGCTCGATGGTGAAGCCGGTGAAACCGTAGATGGCGGAGATGACGGGATTGAGCAGGTTGACGAAGCAGAACGGCAGGTAGGTGAAGGTGGCTACCGAAAGGGTGGCCGACATG
The DNA window shown above is from Acidobacteriota bacterium and carries:
- the pyrR gene encoding bifunctional pyr operon transcriptional regulator/uracil phosphoribosyltransferase PyrR; translation: MESHYLRQVMTAKDIDLALSRIAAEIIEDHQNLDRTALVGIRRRGVPLAEVLRDKIETLTGRELELGILDINFYRDDLTKVDSHPVVGSSSLGFDVAEREIILVDDVLYTGRTTRAALESILDYGRPLKVKLVVLIDRGHRELPIQADYVGKYVETAANEVIEVKVPSIDDDEAVYLTTKELLLKAAGQNS
- a CDS encoding ferrochelatase, with product MQRPYDALLVVSFGGPEAMEDVMPFLENVLRGKNVPRQRMLEVAEHYKMFNGVSPINDQNRDLIEAVKKEFQAHDIGLPIYWGNRNWHPLLPDALRQMAEDGIRNSLAFFTSAYSSYSGCRQYRENIEEARRQVGDQAPAVDKMRVFFNHPGFIEANADHVRQAMGRLSGKGRDSVLLFTAHSIPTAMAENCRYEAQLKEASRLVAEAVGHEDHRLVYQSRSGPPQQPWLEPDICDALDEVRARGARQVVVSPIGFTSDHLEVVYDLDHEAAQHCQELGIEMSRAPSAGLHPAFVAMVRELVQERIEGREPRALGPLGLSPHQCRPNCCLYQPRRHGVGQRAAGG
- a CDS encoding amidohydrolase family protein, translating into MVNDAHCHFFSRRFFQVLGSGLARLSQERLAEEVTAELQWETPGTPVELARRWMEELDRHQVGRCALIASVPGDEDSVAEAVQAYPDRFVGFFMVDPKAPGAAQRTQEALESKGLKGVCLFPAMHRFKVDQEPARTIFEIAAAIEGAAVFVHCGVLTVGVRKKLGLKSPFDVRCGNPLDLHPVAADHPHLPIIIPHLGAGFLREALMLADLCPNVRFDTSSSNSWVRYCGLSLGEAFRRALSVVGAGRLLFGSDSSFFPRGYQGKVLDDQRAVLEELKVGEEEQEKILGGNFSELFPRA
- a CDS encoding tetratricopeptide repeat protein; the protein is MGLTRKEIKQDEVRSTLETVFDWLLAHQVQIIAGLAVLVVVILGGWGWSVYQQGVNREANAAFADALDKYHAPVGDEAQDAPAGTFRYRYDSQEKKLAEALPAFQSVADGYGGSSVGPWAQLYVAVIHQEQGQTEKAEEIFRRLASDASILEVRNLAAKRMADKARRSGNLDEAVSYCRQILDNTAVNFPVEGTLLTLAEIYEEQGDTASALEQYRILQAEHPNSPQARTAESKIEELAPPLLTETPPEAPEGDSSPQPQER